The Alistipes finegoldii DSM 17242 DNA segment TCGCACCGCTCTTCACGTCGGTCGTTTCGAGCGACAGGAAGTCGTTGATCTTCACCACGGGCGATCCCACGATGGTCTTGGGCGGGTTTTCCCGGAATTCGACCATCATCTTCTGAATCAGCTCGGCGCCCTCCTTGCCCTTGCGTACGACCGACACGAGGCCCTCGCGGAAGAAGCCGTACTTCACATAAAGCTCCTGCAGCCACTCGTAGAGCGTCAGGCCCATCGTATCCATGGCCCAAGCCGCCGCCTCGGCCGCCAGCGAGCAGGCCGACACGGCGTCCTTGTCGCGTACGTAATCGCCGGCCAGATAGCCGAAGCTCTCCTCGCCGCCGCCGATGTATTTGGCCTTGCCCTCGTTCTCGCGGATAATCTTGGCGATATACTTGAAGCCCGTCAGGCAGTCGTAACACTTCACTTTGAAGTAGTCGGCCACGGCGTTCGCCATCTGCGAGGTCACGATGGTCTTCACGACATACTGGTTGCCGTCCAGCTTGCCGCGCTCGGCCCAGCGAGTCAGCTGGTAGCTCAGCAGCAGCACGAGGGTCTGATTACCGTTCAGCAGCACGTATTCGCCCTTCTTGTTGCGCAGCGCAACGCCGATGCGGTCCGAATCGGGGTCCGTGGCCAGCACCAGATCGGCGCCCTCCTTGGCCGCAAGGTCGATGGCCATCGACATGGTCTTGCGCTCTTCGGGATTCGGCGACTCGACGGTGGGGAAGTTGCCGTCGATAACGGCCTGCTCCGGCACGAGCTTCACGTTCGTGAAGCCGAACTTCTTGAGCGACTCCGGCACCAGACGCACGCCCGAACCGTGCAGCGGGGTGTAGATGATCTTCATATCGTGGTGCTTTTTGACGCTTTCGGGCGACAGCGACAGCTCATGCACCTTATTTAAATAGATTTCGTCGAACTTCTCGTCGAGGATCGTGATGTTCTGCGGGTTCTTGCCCAGCTGGATCATGTTCACGTCGGTAA contains these protein-coding regions:
- a CDS encoding phospho-sugar mutase, translating into MANELEQSVLKKAQAWLDGHYDEATKKQVKYLMDNDMKELVESFYKDLEFGTGGLRGIMGVGSNRMNVYTVGAATQGLANYLRKNFAGEQIRVAVGHDSRNNSRMFAERVADIFASNGFTVFLFDALRPTPELSFAIRELKCHSGVVVTASHNPKEYNGYKAYWTDGAQVTEPHDKNIIAEVAKITDVNMIQLGKNPQNITILDEKFDEIYLNKVHELSLSPESVKKHHDMKIIYTPLHGSGVRLVPESLKKFGFTNVKLVPEQAVIDGNFPTVESPNPEERKTMSMAIDLAAKEGADLVLATDPDSDRIGVALRNKKGEYVLLNGNQTLVLLLSYQLTRWAERGKLDGNQYVVKTIVTSQMANAVADYFKVKCYDCLTGFKYIAKIIRENEGKAKYIGGGEESFGYLAGDYVRDKDAVSACSLAAEAAAWAMDTMGLTLYEWLQELYVKYGFFREGLVSVVRKGKEGAELIQKMMVEFRENPPKTIVGSPVVKINDFLSLETTDVKSGAKSPIEQDKSNVLQWFTEDGSIVSVRPSGTEPKIKFYFGVKAPLESVADFERVQAELDAKIEAIKKDLKLE